A portion of the Leptospira kanakyensis genome contains these proteins:
- a CDS encoding response regulator, translating into MTKKNILIVEDEPFLGLNIKQKIESFGFHVIAVVPSGDEAFQIVSEKVPDLILMDINLEGSLDGIETAESLREQFSVPVLFLTGFLDETAKHRINQNPSYAYLMKPFTTDQLKEAVSDFTA; encoded by the coding sequence ATGACGAAAAAGAACATCCTCATCGTCGAGGATGAACCCTTCCTCGGACTCAATATCAAACAGAAAATCGAATCTTTCGGTTTTCATGTAATTGCTGTTGTACCTTCAGGGGATGAGGCCTTCCAAATAGTTTCGGAAAAAGTTCCGGATTTGATTCTAATGGATATCAATTTGGAAGGATCTTTGGACGGAATTGAAACAGCCGAATCGTTAAGAGAACAATTCTCTGTCCCTGTTTTGTTTCTCACTGGGTTTTTGGATGAGACCGCAAAACACCGAATCAATCAAAATCCATCTTATGCCTATTTGATGAAACCTTTCACCACAGACCAATTGAAAGAAGCTGTGTCAGATTTTACGGCTTAA
- a CDS encoding TlyA family RNA methyltransferase, whose translation MPKEKIRLDEYLVREGYAIDLKYAQSLILSGSVLVNDIVISKVGTSLSTKDIVRTKEKIKTYVSRGAYKLLGAFDSFPKTNVQNKTCIDLGSSTGGFCQVLLEKGASRVIAVDVGYGQLAQKIANDPKVTVFDRTHLKDLTISQLEPLTEETWITMDLSFISLVPVFTSLVSLFQSNPKVIWQGISLFKPQFEVHPSKLEKGVLKDSHHIGYTIRNIWRKIKNLDSRLKFLGLAESPIQGADGNREFLIRWEWKDLVK comes from the coding sequence TTGCCGAAAGAAAAAATTAGACTGGATGAATATCTCGTTCGCGAAGGTTATGCGATCGATTTAAAATATGCACAATCATTAATCCTCTCTGGGTCTGTTCTTGTGAATGATATTGTCATTTCCAAAGTAGGAACATCCCTATCTACAAAAGATATTGTTCGCACCAAAGAAAAAATCAAAACCTATGTTTCCCGGGGTGCGTATAAACTTCTCGGTGCTTTTGATTCGTTTCCAAAGACCAATGTCCAAAACAAAACCTGTATCGATTTAGGTTCTTCCACAGGAGGATTCTGCCAGGTCCTTTTGGAAAAAGGTGCTTCAAGAGTCATCGCTGTAGATGTTGGTTATGGCCAGTTAGCACAAAAGATTGCAAACGATCCAAAAGTGACTGTATTTGACCGCACCCATTTAAAAGACCTAACGATTTCCCAATTAGAACCATTAACAGAGGAAACTTGGATCACGATGGATTTAAGTTTTATTTCACTTGTTCCGGTTTTCACTTCTCTTGTTTCTCTTTTCCAATCAAATCCCAAAGTGATTTGGCAAGGGATTTCCTTATTCAAACCTCAGTTTGAAGTCCACCCATCCAAATTAGAAAAAGGGGTGTTGAAAGATTCGCATCATATTGGTTATACGATACGAAACATTTGGCGCAAAATTAAAAATTTGGATTCTAGACTTAAATTTTTAGGTCTCGCAGAATCTCCTATCCAAGGTGCGGATGGAAATCGGGAATTTTTGATTCGATGGGAATGGAAGGATTTAGTAAAATAA
- a CDS encoding glucose-6-phosphate isomerase produces the protein MSNLKISDRFVKSFLPETLLQKELGNAEKARQTLIQKTGLGNEYLGWVDLPGQTSSVELQKLRLAAETIQAHSQYLVVVGIGGSYLGARAVIEALTPEFGGHESHKKSVKIIYAGHHLDADYHSRLLAFLENKEFSVNVISKSGTTTEPAIAFRLLLSLLERKYGKENVKNRVFATTDKTKGALKQLADEYGFPSFVIPDDVGGRYSVFTAVGLLPIAAAGFSINKLIDGAKQMEAELKSKSASEGNIAALYAAIRNSLYSQGKKIEIFVSYTPALSFVSEWWKQLFGESEGKTGKGIFPASVQFTTDLHSMGQYIQDGERVLMETTIKVESPKQDVYLTEKSDDRDGLNYLAGKKLSDVNQSAMLGTLIAHKDGGVPCLEISLPVLNEETIGGLLYFFEFACGISGYMLGVNPFDQPGVEDYKNNMFALLGKKGYEKRKEEILSHL, from the coding sequence ATGTCGAACCTAAAAATTTCGGATCGTTTTGTGAAATCATTTCTTCCTGAAACTTTGCTTCAGAAAGAATTAGGAAACGCCGAAAAAGCCCGACAAACTCTCATTCAAAAAACGGGACTTGGAAATGAATATTTAGGTTGGGTGGATTTACCTGGCCAAACGAGTTCCGTAGAATTACAAAAACTGAGACTTGCTGCAGAAACCATTCAAGCACATTCCCAATATTTGGTTGTTGTCGGGATCGGTGGAAGTTATTTGGGAGCTCGTGCCGTTATCGAAGCGTTAACGCCTGAATTTGGTGGTCATGAATCCCATAAAAAATCAGTAAAAATTATTTATGCAGGCCATCATTTAGATGCAGATTATCATTCGCGCTTACTTGCATTCTTAGAAAACAAAGAATTTTCTGTGAATGTGATTTCTAAATCAGGTACAACAACAGAACCTGCTATCGCCTTTCGTCTGTTACTCTCTTTATTAGAAAGAAAGTATGGAAAAGAAAATGTTAAAAATCGAGTTTTTGCTACTACCGATAAAACAAAAGGTGCTCTCAAACAACTGGCTGATGAATACGGTTTTCCAAGTTTCGTAATTCCTGACGATGTGGGTGGTCGTTATTCTGTTTTCACGGCAGTAGGTTTGTTACCAATTGCAGCTGCAGGATTTAGTATCAACAAACTCATTGATGGTGCTAAACAAATGGAAGCCGAATTAAAATCCAAATCGGCATCGGAAGGAAATATTGCTGCCTTATATGCGGCCATACGAAATTCATTATACTCTCAAGGTAAAAAAATAGAAATTTTTGTAAGTTATACTCCTGCCTTGTCTTTTGTATCAGAATGGTGGAAACAGTTGTTTGGTGAGAGTGAAGGAAAAACTGGAAAAGGAATATTTCCTGCTTCCGTCCAATTTACCACAGATTTACATTCCATGGGACAATACATCCAAGATGGAGAACGTGTTCTTATGGAAACAACCATCAAGGTGGAATCTCCGAAACAAGATGTTTATTTAACGGAAAAATCGGATGATCGTGATGGACTCAATTATTTAGCTGGGAAAAAACTTTCGGATGTAAACCAAAGTGCAATGCTCGGAACTCTCATTGCACATAAAGATGGTGGTGTTCCTTGTTTGGAAATCTCCTTACCTGTCTTGAATGAAGAAACCATCGGTGGTCTATTGTATTTTTTTGAATTTGCCTGTGGAATTTCTGGTTATATGTTAGGTGTAAATCCTTTTGACCAACCGGGTGTTGAAGATTATAAAAACAATATGTTTGCACTTCTTGGAAAAAAAGGATATGAAAAACGAAAAGAGGAAATCTTAAGTCATCTTTGA
- a CDS encoding alpha/beta fold hydrolase yields the protein MGGKPCFVPMGGHKIFYWKFGNGSKKPIVFFHGLLDESFGFRRVVKELLDDGYPLYVFDLPGYGNSKLPLVKYLYQIDVWADLLLECFEKLELEEICLVGHSMGGLTSQHLVLKDYAKRVQKLILLAPGGIPHPERERMRKILFPKTEKQVVLLLRYLYGEEFPEPGYLFRHTLVTIWNEKPNEFLQENTLRRENEIFFDSKMKGIQIPTLILAGAEDEITPPFMMKKIKSYIKKSKLVWIPKVRHAIHLEKPDIVAENIRIFYNT from the coding sequence ATGGGCGGAAAACCCTGTTTCGTTCCCATGGGTGGACATAAAATTTTCTACTGGAAATTTGGAAATGGATCCAAAAAACCCATAGTTTTTTTTCATGGTTTACTTGATGAAAGTTTCGGATTTCGACGTGTCGTAAAAGAATTGTTAGATGATGGATATCCACTATATGTATTTGATTTACCAGGATATGGAAATAGCAAACTCCCGCTGGTTAAATACCTTTATCAAATTGATGTTTGGGCGGATTTACTTCTCGAGTGTTTCGAAAAATTGGAGTTGGAAGAAATTTGCTTAGTTGGTCATTCGATGGGCGGCCTCACCTCCCAACATTTAGTTTTAAAAGATTATGCTAAAAGAGTCCAAAAACTCATCCTACTTGCCCCTGGTGGGATTCCACATCCTGAACGTGAAAGGATGCGTAAGATTTTATTTCCAAAAACAGAAAAACAAGTGGTATTACTACTTCGTTATCTTTATGGAGAAGAATTTCCTGAACCTGGGTATTTATTTCGCCATACCCTTGTTACTATTTGGAATGAAAAACCCAATGAATTCTTGCAAGAAAATACTTTAAGGCGAGAAAATGAAATTTTTTTTGACTCAAAAATGAAGGGGATTCAAATCCCTACTTTAATTTTAGCAGGTGCGGAAGATGAGATCACACCACCATTTATGATGAAAAAAATAAAATCTTATATTAAAAAAAGCAAACTTGTATGGATACCCAAAGTTAGACATGCAATCCATCTAGAAAAACCAGACATTGTTGCTGAAAATATCCGAATATTCTATAATACTTAA
- a CDS encoding hybrid sensor histidine kinase/response regulator: MDKILIIDDEEDIRIALKRVLSREGYQIELSESAAEAIQRISAGETFSVVISDILMSGMSGIDFTKFIAEKQINLPVILITGNPNLSSAESAIRYHAFEYISKPVDKTQILSVVKRAIEVKNQKDSDLEKLMLSEKLEKALRTQNLDLNRQNAAILNATSDAVITIDSKLTVVSANKSSFDMFRFLTPLDLIGQSVKILFTENKMQKYMSQVSKVLSEEVNKSTLQLSDVTLLRSDYTTFLADIAICSYNLDGDRYYTGVIRDVTQKKQMVEQLIHSERRAFLSVVAASIGHEINNSLTAIQGFVEMASRENADIMLKDRALKVTLNQTEKLRALTSNLLQLGKSLKSNNEKSKVLDLNKEITSVLQVFKETAKLKYCHIKREESENEIPIRMNSDQFALLLSNILLNAADATNNIGTIEIISYLDTKNAHLIITDDGEGMSTETLDKIYEPYFTTKELGKGTGLGMFVVKQIVDNFEIQLEIESTTGKGSKFHFIFPKVSER, encoded by the coding sequence ATGGATAAAATTTTAATTATAGATGATGAAGAAGACATTCGAATTGCCCTAAAAAGAGTTCTCTCACGTGAAGGGTACCAAATTGAACTTTCGGAATCTGCTGCAGAGGCAATTCAAAGAATATCCGCAGGGGAAACCTTCTCCGTTGTAATTTCCGATATTTTGATGTCGGGAATGTCAGGTATTGATTTTACCAAGTTCATTGCAGAAAAACAAATTAACTTACCTGTAATTTTAATTACCGGAAACCCAAATTTATCAAGTGCCGAATCAGCTATTCGTTACCATGCCTTTGAATATATTTCAAAACCTGTAGATAAAACTCAGATTTTATCGGTTGTTAAACGAGCAATAGAAGTCAAAAACCAAAAAGATTCCGATTTGGAAAAATTAATGTTATCGGAAAAATTAGAAAAGGCACTTCGGACTCAAAATTTAGATTTAAACAGACAGAATGCTGCCATTCTAAATGCTACTTCTGATGCAGTGATTACCATTGATTCCAAATTAACTGTTGTTTCAGCAAACAAATCTAGTTTTGATATGTTTCGCTTTCTCACACCTTTGGATTTAATTGGCCAATCAGTTAAAATTTTGTTCACTGAAAACAAAATGCAAAAATATATGAGTCAAGTTTCGAAAGTACTCAGCGAGGAAGTTAACAAATCAACACTTCAGCTATCGGATGTTACGTTGCTTCGTTCAGATTACACTACTTTTTTAGCAGATATTGCCATTTGTTCTTATAATTTAGATGGTGATCGATATTACACAGGTGTGATTCGTGATGTAACACAAAAAAAACAAATGGTAGAACAACTCATTCATTCTGAACGAAGAGCGTTTTTATCTGTTGTTGCAGCAAGTATTGGGCACGAAATTAATAACTCTTTAACAGCCATCCAAGGATTTGTAGAAATGGCTTCAAGAGAAAATGCTGACATTATGTTAAAAGATAGAGCTTTAAAAGTAACTCTAAACCAAACAGAAAAATTAAGAGCACTTACATCAAATTTATTACAACTTGGAAAATCTTTAAAATCAAATAACGAAAAATCAAAAGTCCTAGACTTAAACAAAGAAATTACATCAGTACTTCAGGTATTTAAAGAAACGGCAAAATTAAAATACTGTCATATCAAAAGAGAAGAATCAGAAAATGAAATTCCCATTCGTATGAATTCTGACCAATTTGCATTACTGCTTTCGAACATCTTACTCAATGCCGCTGATGCTACCAATAACATTGGAACCATTGAAATAATATCCTATTTAGATACAAAAAATGCCCACCTAATCATTACCGATGATGGGGAAGGAATGTCGACTGAAACATTAGATAAAATTTATGAGCCATACTTTACAACCAAGGAACTAGGTAAAGGAACCGGACTTGGAATGTTTGTGGTCAAACAAATCGTAGATAATTTTGAAATTCAGTTAGAAATAGAATCAACTACGGGCAAAGGATCTAAATTTCATTTTATTTTTCCAAAGGTTTCAGAAAGATAG
- a CDS encoding aminoglycoside phosphotransferase family protein, which produces MYPGLNNSQLDFIFSRNGKNCQIKPLQEEASTRRYFRLTLPNNSEEVVCVDENVNEDFIVISDFLNTNKIRVPRVLDIKREFGLTFMSFEGLDDFSTYKLNDYKNKFPILIDLILKLQSLDPPPLVKNRKFDTEKLSFETNLTLEKFEGFRKEFNIKTEISNEAKAFIEETVGYLNKYPINVFTHRDFHCRNLLISPNSDYALIDFQDARMGVPQYDLTSILYDAYYPLPRDFRILMLKSFQERNIDQSKKFKDTFYLQALQRSFKALGTYFRMVTDHKKEKFKPSIISCLNQLEEIIQLGMFADSLYIFVRSLREELSRHKDFKNL; this is translated from the coding sequence GTGTATCCAGGACTCAACAATTCTCAATTAGATTTTATTTTTTCTCGTAACGGAAAAAACTGCCAAATAAAACCATTACAAGAAGAAGCATCCACAAGACGTTACTTTCGCCTAACACTACCGAACAATTCAGAAGAAGTAGTCTGTGTTGATGAAAACGTAAATGAAGATTTTATCGTTATTTCCGATTTTCTGAATACAAATAAAATTCGAGTTCCAAGAGTATTGGACATAAAAAGAGAATTTGGGCTGACCTTTATGAGTTTCGAAGGGTTGGATGATTTTAGTACTTACAAACTAAATGATTATAAAAACAAATTTCCTATCCTTATCGATTTAATTCTAAAACTACAATCTCTCGACCCACCACCTCTAGTAAAAAATAGAAAATTTGATACAGAAAAACTAAGTTTTGAAACCAATCTAACCTTAGAAAAATTTGAAGGTTTTAGAAAGGAATTTAATATCAAAACGGAAATTTCTAATGAAGCAAAGGCTTTTATAGAGGAAACCGTTGGTTATTTAAACAAATACCCAATTAATGTTTTTACTCACAGAGATTTTCACTGCCGAAATCTACTCATTTCACCTAATTCAGATTATGCACTGATTGATTTTCAGGATGCAAGGATGGGTGTTCCCCAGTATGATCTAACATCTATTTTGTACGATGCATATTATCCTCTTCCGAGAGACTTTCGGATTTTAATGTTAAAGTCCTTCCAAGAAAGAAACATAGACCAATCAAAAAAATTTAAAGATACATTTTACCTCCAGGCGCTCCAACGTTCCTTTAAAGCACTGGGAACATATTTCCGAATGGTTACAGATCACAAAAAGGAAAAGTTCAAACCATCAATTATTTCTTGTTTGAACCAGTTGGAAGAAATCATTCAATTAGGAATGTTTGCAGATTCCTTATATATTTTTGTTCGAAGTTTACGAGAGGAACTAAGTCGCCATAAGGACTTCAAAAATCTATGA
- a CDS encoding ATP-binding protein, which produces MLNSKIERLSQLLSHSQKGLVFVDLKSKEVLYVDENTKERLELKNQKTLEIQNLFYDYDLLISEIHTHPQSKSDYKWFLKNENLEKIAVSVHFSSLTEFFDSNTEIYSITINWNHEYATENSEIIDHLEIPFLQADLNGNIIYANSRLIHFFLLSPDKIQSYNAFDILSLSESFKNEILKHNVKRMIEFQPQQGKLVSFQLQSFITRVQDKPNGITILLLDLSELQNAEKILKYGEDKLRTFFATMNNGFVIINQDAKILEIAPIFKFLLFQVFAFEVGEDIFHFFDEKMKQKLMEVLDSAIESQSVQTTEFEYLLLGEERTFEIRFIPVRRYDPNDKKIMLVFSDITEAKKLDRQLIESMKFASIGEIAAGLAHEINNPLQSALLYLDDLITVDETDPNERRNILKKIESANLRIRDLVKALLDLGRMESPNRDFVSPYYILVRTSELVEVSCRKKNISFTRHAGPNLPGIFVRWQEIEQVLINCVVNSINALSEMDKIRQFPKIELGIDLVKNQKKEWVVFSVEDNGPGIDDDTLEKVFLPLFTTRRNKQGTGLGLSISKKIIAEHGGEIYIKTKEGTGTKVEIYLPAHTDDNG; this is translated from the coding sequence ATGTTAAATTCAAAAATTGAAAGACTATCGCAGCTACTTTCCCATTCCCAGAAAGGATTGGTTTTCGTCGATCTTAAATCCAAAGAAGTTCTTTATGTTGATGAAAACACAAAAGAACGATTGGAACTTAAGAATCAAAAAACTTTGGAAATCCAAAATCTTTTTTATGACTATGATCTTTTAATTTCAGAAATCCACACACACCCTCAATCAAAAAGTGATTACAAGTGGTTCTTAAAAAATGAAAATTTAGAAAAGATTGCTGTTTCTGTTCATTTTTCCTCATTAACTGAGTTTTTTGATTCTAACACAGAAATATATTCCATAACCATTAACTGGAACCATGAGTATGCTACAGAAAATTCTGAGATCATCGACCATTTAGAAATTCCTTTTCTCCAAGCTGACTTAAACGGAAATATCATTTATGCAAATTCACGTTTGATTCATTTTTTTCTATTATCTCCTGATAAAATTCAATCTTATAATGCTTTCGATATACTTTCATTGTCTGAAAGTTTTAAAAATGAAATATTGAAACATAATGTAAAACGGATGATTGAATTCCAACCTCAACAAGGAAAGTTGGTAAGTTTCCAATTACAAAGTTTCATTACAAGAGTTCAAGATAAACCGAATGGAATCACAATCCTTCTCCTGGATCTTTCTGAATTACAAAACGCAGAAAAAATTCTAAAATATGGTGAAGATAAATTAAGAACTTTTTTTGCAACGATGAACAATGGTTTTGTGATCATAAATCAAGATGCAAAAATTTTAGAAATTGCTCCTATTTTTAAATTTTTACTTTTTCAAGTATTTGCCTTCGAAGTTGGCGAAGACATTTTCCATTTTTTTGATGAAAAAATGAAACAAAAACTGATGGAAGTTTTGGATTCGGCAATTGAAAGTCAAAGTGTCCAAACAACAGAATTCGAGTATTTGCTTCTTGGTGAAGAACGAACATTTGAGATTCGCTTTATTCCAGTTAGACGATATGATCCGAACGATAAAAAGATTATGTTGGTATTCTCAGATATTACTGAGGCAAAAAAGTTGGATCGCCAACTCATTGAATCAATGAAATTTGCCAGTATTGGGGAAATTGCCGCTGGTCTTGCGCATGAAATCAATAACCCGCTCCAAAGTGCACTTTTGTATTTAGATGATTTGATTACCGTTGATGAAACAGATCCTAATGAACGTAGGAATATTTTAAAAAAAATTGAGTCAGCAAATTTACGGATTCGCGATTTAGTAAAAGCTTTACTTGATTTAGGAAGGATGGAAAGTCCTAATCGTGATTTTGTTTCTCCTTATTATATTTTAGTTCGTACCAGTGAACTTGTTGAAGTGAGTTGTCGGAAAAAAAACATTAGTTTTACTAGGCATGCCGGCCCCAATTTACCGGGAATTTTTGTTCGATGGCAAGAAATTGAACAAGTATTAATCAATTGTGTGGTAAACTCCATCAATGCACTTTCAGAAATGGATAAGATAAGGCAATTTCCAAAAATTGAATTGGGTATTGATTTAGTAAAAAATCAAAAAAAAGAGTGGGTTGTATTTTCTGTAGAAGACAATGGACCTGGAATCGATGACGACACATTGGAAAAAGTTTTTTTACCTTTATTTACAACCAGAAGGAATAAACAAGGAACAGGGCTCGGACTTTCGATTTCAAAAAAGATCATCGCTGAACATGGTGGAGAAATCTATATTAAAACAAAGGAAGGAACAGGAACAAAGGTAGAAATTTACCTTCCTGCCCATACAGACGATAATGGATAA
- a CDS encoding ferredoxin encodes MADKSSKQPENVPGKYYVDQTCVPCNDCIKEAPNLLQYSDDESHIFFKNQPTTPTEEKQAKAAMAMCPVDAIGDDGE; translated from the coding sequence ATGGCAGATAAAAGTAGCAAACAACCCGAGAATGTCCCAGGGAAATACTATGTCGACCAGACCTGCGTTCCCTGTAATGACTGCATTAAGGAAGCCCCTAACCTGTTACAGTATAGTGACGACGAAAGCCATATTTTCTTCAAAAACCAACCAACAACCCCCACAGAGGAAAAACAGGCAAAAGCAGCTATGGCTATGTGCCCAGTGGATGCCATCGGTGACGATGGTGAATAA
- a CDS encoding nucleoside-diphosphate kinase, producing the protein MERTFIMLKPDAVKNKHIGDILQRIEKEGFKILGMKFLKLSLEDAKQFYAVHAARPFYNDLCTYMASGPIVACALERDNAVTHWRDVIGATDPKEAKAGTIRALFAESKEANAVHGSDSVANALQEIAFFFKGYELN; encoded by the coding sequence ATGGAAAGAACTTTTATCATGCTTAAACCCGATGCTGTGAAAAACAAACACATCGGTGACATCCTTCAAAGAATTGAAAAAGAAGGATTTAAAATCCTAGGAATGAAATTCCTAAAACTCAGCCTCGAAGACGCAAAACAATTTTACGCGGTTCACGCAGCTCGTCCATTTTACAATGACCTTTGCACTTATATGGCTTCTGGTCCAATCGTTGCTTGCGCTCTTGAAAGAGACAACGCAGTAACACATTGGAGAGATGTAATTGGCGCGACTGACCCGAAAGAAGCAAAAGCGGGAACAATCCGCGCACTCTTTGCAGAAAGCAAAGAAGCAAACGCAGTTCACGGTTCTGACTCTGTGGCAAACGCACTTCAAGAAATTGCGTTTTTCTTCAAAGGGTATGAACTTAACTAA
- a CDS encoding nucleotidyltransferase family protein: MNAFVLAAGFGKRMGSLTENCPKPLLKIQGITLLDYSLYLLNEWKISNVWINTHYLGEKIKSHLQNFTKFPIHVIEEKTEILGTAGGIRTGLPKDSLNESILLINPDTLFFPNPDFSPNDSLSDGIKIHLYLLPSPPNQNYTQINIGENGSLEFGKGAYYYIGLAILNPNCLIHLEKNKYYDLSDIFKECAARGEITGEVFSGTVLDLGTKELWDSYIQKDIFGKEITKILSFVNSSKMT, translated from the coding sequence ATGAACGCATTTGTTTTGGCAGCTGGGTTTGGAAAACGGATGGGATCTCTTACGGAAAACTGTCCAAAACCTCTATTAAAAATTCAAGGGATCACTCTTTTAGATTACAGTTTATATTTGCTGAATGAATGGAAAATTTCTAATGTATGGATCAACACACACTACTTAGGCGAAAAAATTAAATCGCATCTTCAAAATTTTACAAAGTTTCCAATTCATGTAATAGAGGAAAAAACTGAAATATTAGGTACGGCTGGTGGAATTCGAACAGGATTACCAAAGGATTCATTAAATGAATCTATCTTACTCATCAATCCTGATACTTTGTTTTTTCCCAATCCAGATTTTTCACCAAATGATAGTTTATCGGATGGAATCAAAATTCATCTATATCTATTACCATCTCCGCCAAATCAAAACTATACACAAATTAATATTGGAGAAAATGGAAGTTTAGAATTTGGGAAAGGAGCTTATTATTATATTGGGCTTGCCATTTTAAATCCCAATTGCCTCATCCATTTGGAAAAAAACAAATACTACGATCTTTCTGATATCTTTAAAGAATGTGCGGCTCGCGGCGAAATTACCGGAGAGGTATTCTCCGGTACTGTTTTGGATTTAGGGACAAAAGAACTTTGGGATTCCTATATTCAAAAAGATATTTTTGGGAAGGAAATTACGAAAATTTTAAGTTTTGTCAATTCTTCAAAGATGACTTAA
- a CDS encoding polyprenyl synthetase family protein, translated as MPTQFSDTLKNSKQLFDSFFESYTKELFQPRTRITDACLYSLKAGGKRIRPIFVLNSYFHPDHLPTTFNTNEHLSVYLAALAVECIHTYSLIHDDLPAMDDDDTRRGMPTCHIQFDEATAILAGDTLNSLSFYLLSLFENIDSTAIRDSIQILHKGAGMNGMILGQMEDIEEEKNPSVTDKESKLSSIHTKKTGALIEASFLLGNRLRSDWLERESVISSYAKEIGLLFQITDDILDVEGNLADLGKTPGKDAKAGKLTYPSLYGMETAKRLRDESVSKAISLVTNFPSLNNEFFLGLPKYIAERKN; from the coding sequence GTGCCTACTCAGTTTTCCGATACCTTAAAAAACTCCAAACAACTCTTTGATTCTTTTTTTGAGTCCTATACAAAAGAATTGTTTCAGCCACGCACTCGCATAACAGATGCTTGTCTTTATAGCCTGAAAGCAGGGGGAAAACGAATTCGGCCTATCTTTGTTCTGAATTCCTATTTTCATCCAGACCATTTACCAACAACATTCAATACCAACGAACATCTCTCTGTTTATTTAGCAGCCCTTGCTGTCGAATGCATTCATACCTATTCTCTCATCCATGACGACTTACCTGCAATGGACGATGATGACACACGCCGGGGAATGCCCACATGCCACATCCAATTTGATGAAGCGACCGCCATCCTTGCTGGTGACACGCTTAACTCTTTGAGTTTTTATTTGTTGTCTTTATTTGAAAACATTGACTCCACTGCCATCCGCGACTCCATCCAAATCCTCCACAAAGGGGCCGGAATGAATGGGATGATCCTGGGACAAATGGAAGACATCGAAGAAGAAAAAAATCCCAGCGTCACGGATAAGGAATCGAAACTTTCTTCCATCCATACAAAAAAGACCGGAGCTCTGATTGAAGCCTCCTTCCTTCTGGGAAACCGATTACGTTCGGATTGGTTAGAAAGAGAGTCCGTGATTTCCAGTTATGCGAAAGAAATTGGGTTATTATTTCAAATTACCGATGATATTTTAGATGTGGAAGGAAACCTGGCGGACCTTGGAAAAACACCGGGAAAAGATGCCAAAGCCGGCAAATTAACCTATCCTAGTCTATATGGGATGGAAACTGCCAAAAGGTTACGAGACGAATCCGTATCCAAAGCCATTTCCTTGGTTACAAACTTTCCTTCCTTAAACAATGAATTCTTTTTAGGATTACCTAAATACATTGCCGAAAGAAAAAATTAG